A region from the Vanacampus margaritifer isolate UIUO_Vmar chromosome 5, RoL_Vmar_1.0, whole genome shotgun sequence genome encodes:
- the traf4a gene encoding TNF receptor-associated factor 4a: MPGFDYKFLEKPKRRFQCPLCSKAMREPVQVSTCGHRFCDTCLQEFLSEGVFKCPEDQLPLDYAKIYPDPELEQQILALPIRCIHSEEGCRWTGQMKQLQGHFSTCAFNVIPCPNRCSVKLTRRDLPDHLQHDCPKRKVKCEFCGSEFTGEAYENHQGVCPQESVYCENKCGARMMRRLLSQHGVAECPKRTQPCKYCGKEFVFDTIQNHQYHCPRFPVQCPNQCGTPNIAREDLANHVKDNCGSALVLCPFKDAGCKHRCPKLAIGRHLEDSTKSHLTMMCNLVGRQRQEILELRREMEELSVSHDGVLIWKLSDYSRKLQEAKLRSNHEFFSPPFYTHRYGYKLQVSAFLNGNGSGEGSHLSVYIRVLPGEYDNLLEWPFAYKVTFSILDQSDPSLSKPQHITETFNPDPNWKNFQKPCSARNSLDESTLGFGYPKFISHEEIKKRNYVRDNCVFVKASIEIPQKIMA, translated from the exons TGAGGGCGTCTTCAAGTGTCCCGAAGACCAGCTGCCTTTGGACTACGCCAAG ATCTACCCGGACCCGGAGCTGGAGCAGCAGATCTTGGCGCTGCCCATCCGCTGCATCCACAGCGAGGAGGGTTGCCGCTGGACCGGCCAGATGAAACAGCTGCAG GGCCACTTCTCCACCTGCGCCTTCAACGTGATCCCGTGCCCCAACCGCTGCTCGGTCAAGCTGACTCGCCGCGACCTCCCGGACCACCTGCAGCACGACTGCCCCAAGCGCAAAGTCAAGTGCGAGTTCTGCGGCAGCGAGTTCACCGGCGAGGCCTACGag AACCACCAGGGCGTGTGTCCCCAGGAGAGCGTCTACTGCGAGAACAAATGCGGGGCGCGGATGATGCGCCGGCTGCTGTCACAACACGGCGTGGCCGAGTGTCCCAAACGCACGCAGCCGTGCAAGTACTGCGGCAAAGAGTTTGTCTTTGACACCATCCAG AACCACCAGTACCACTGCCCTCGCTTTCCCGTCCAGTGTCCGAACCAGTGCGGCACGCCCAACATCGCCCGCGAGGACCTGGCCAACCACGTGAAAGACAACTGCGGCAGCGCCCTGGTTCTCTGCCCCTTCAAAGACGCCGGCTGCAAACACAGA TGCCCCAAGCTGGCCATCGGCCGGCACCTGGAGGACAGCACCAAGTCGCACCTGACCATGATGTGCAACCTGGTGGGCCGCCAGCGGCAGGAGATCCTGGAGCTGCGGCGCGAGATGGAGGAGCTGTCGGTGAGCCACGACGGCGTCCTGATCTGGAAGCTGAGCGACTACTCGCGCAAGCTGCAGGAGGCCAAGCTGCGCAGCAACCACGAGTTCTTCAGCCCGCCTTTCTACACGCACCGCTACGGCTACAAGCTGCAGGTGTCGGCCTTCCTCAACGGCAACGGCAGCGGCGAGGGCTCGCACCTGTCCGTCTACATCCGCGTGCTGCCTGGCGAGTACGACAACCTCCTGGAGTGGCCGTTCGCCTACAAGGTCACCTTCTCCATCCTGGACCAGAGCGACCCGTCGCTGTCCAAGCCGCAGCACATCACCGAGACCTTCAACCCGGACCCCAACTGGAAGAACTTCCAGAAGCCGTGCAGCGCCCGCAACTCGCTGGACGAGAGCACGCTGGGCTTCGGCTACCCCAAGTTCATCTCGCACGAGGAGATCAAGAAGAGGAACTACGTCCGCGACAACTGCGTCTTCGTCAAGGCTTCCATCGAGATCCCGCAGAAGATCATGGCTTGA